ACTCAATAAGCAGCAGTGGCTGGGCAGTTTTCAGTCGGGGGACTTGGAATATGACTCGCTGAAGTGACTAGCCCCCTGATGGTTGTATACCCGACAGGTCTCAAATATTATGAACAAACCGATTTTAGTAGTCGTTGACAAACACGAAACATCGCTGCCCTTTGTTGAGCAGGAACTGCGTAAGCGCTACAGCGCGGATTACGAGGTCATCTGCGGCCCCTCGGCGGAGGCCGCGCTGTCAATGTTGCAAGCGCTCAAGGACGAAGATCGGCAGGTGGCGCTGCTCTTCACTGATCAATCGTTGCCGGAAATGACCGGGATCGAATTTCTGAATCGAGCGCATAACCTCCATCCGAACGCGAAACGTATCTTGCTGGTCGGATTGAATGCTTGGGAAAACCGTGAAACGATTTTACAGGCGATTACCTTTGGGAAGATAGACAGCTATCTGTGGAAGCCAACAGGTCCATTGGACGAGCGATTTCACAGCCAGATCGCTGAACTTCTGGAAGCATGGCGGCATCTGAACTTGCCTCGCCTCGATTTCGTCAAGATGATTGGCGAGCGTTGGTCAGCACGCACTCACGAATTCAGGGCACTGCTGGATAGTTATGATGCTCCCTACCGATTTTATGATGCCTATTCAGAGGAAGGGCGGGCGCTCCTGGAAGAGGTTCAACTGTCCAGTGGTCCGTTCCCGGTGGCGATTGTGGGCGATGGCGCGTCGCGCCGTATTCTCACCAACCCATCGAACGAGGCATTTGGGCGCGTCATGGGCGTTAGCGGCGATATTCAGGGCGGAGACTATGACCTGGCGATCATCGGCGCTGGACCGGCAGGACTTTCCGCAGCAGTCTACGCGGCATCCGAGGGTCTACGAACGATTGTCGTCGAGCGCGGGGCGATAGGCGGGCAAGCGGGCACGAGTGCGCTTATTCGCAATTATCTCGGTTTTCCGTTGGGTGTCAGTGGTTTTGAACTGGCTAGGCGTGCCCAGGATCAAGCCTGGTTGTTTGGTGCAGAGTTTGCCACATTCCGCGAGGTGAGAGGACTCTGCTCCGATCGCGACAAGCGCATCCTCAACCTCTCCAGTGGAGAAGAAATCGTCACCCGTTCGGTGATTCTGGCGATGGGCGCGACTTATCGGAGACTTGGGATTCCCGACCTCGAATCCCTGGTCGGTGCAGGCGTTTTCTATGGCGGTGCAGTCACTGAAGCCCAGGCGATGCGTGGGCGGCGGGTATTTGTTGCCGGCGCTGGGAACTCCGCAGGACAGGCGGCTATCTATCTGGCAAAGTTCGCTGACAGTGTAACGCTGTTAGTACGCGGGTCTTCCCTCGCCACCAGTATGTCCGACTATCTCATCACGCAGATTGGCGCGACCAGCAACATTGAGGTGTCTTTGAATACGCACATCGTCAGTGGTCATGGAACACCATTCCTCGAACATCTCGTGTTACAGACCACTCCTTCGGGAGAGACTCGAACGGTTGCGGCGGCAGCATTGTTTATCTTCATCGGCGCACAACCTCATACCGATTGGTTACCCCCCACGATCCTGCGCAATGGGCCCGGTTTTATCCTTACAGGCACAGACCTCATCAACGATGGGCGATTGCCGGAAACATGGCAACTCGCGCGTACCCCGTTTGTGCTCGAGACGAGTATGCCCGGTGTCTTCGCGGTGGGCGATGTTCGCCACGGATCGGTCAAGCGAGTCGCCTCTGCGGTCGGCGCAGGCAGTATCGCAATCCAATACATCCAAGAATATCTGGGACAGCCCTTTTGATGTTTCGTCTCTGAGAGGCTCGATTATCCTCCCGCGTCGCCTGTTTTTACGATGTGAAAGGATCACTTCGATGAATCAGCAGCAAGTCATGCGAATTCTCAGCGACCCACTTTCGCAGGAACTGCTTCGCTCGAATATTCCCGCGCGAATGGCCTATACTGGAACTGACGGCTTCCCGCGAGTCATCGCGATTGGCTTCTACTGGAACGGGACGGACTTCATCATGGCAACGCATCCCAAATCGCCCAAGGTGCGCGCCCTGACTCAGCAGCCCAAAGTCGCCCTGACGATTGACACCAATTCCTTCCCGCCGCATGTCCTGACCGTGCGCGGCGCGGCCAGCATTGAGATCGTGGATGGTGTCCCGTGGGAATATCTCGAAGCCTCGCACAAGTTCATCGCGCCTGAGCAGTGGCAGAACTTTGAAGCCAATGTTCGCGCCACCTACAAGCAGATGGCGCGCATTGCCGTCGCGCCCGAATGGGCGCAGGTCTACGACTTTGTCACCCGCGCGCCCCGAGCTATCCGATCCTAACACTATTCCTATTGCAAACGGCGCGTGTATCCCATCATCAGAAAGGTTTTTTGAATGGAGAAGGGAAGGGCACAATCCCCTAAGAGTGCAATTTGATATGCTTCTTAATGCTAAAGGGCATTGATCGGATTTGCGCAGAAAGATAAACTAAATATACTGACGACATCGAAACCGATAATAACGTTGCGTTGCTGACCTTCAGGTACTTGACAGTGGGGAAGCTGTTGCTTGAGGGGATTGGGGTGGGTGGGTGAACTCAACAGGGCAACATGGCACGCGCTGTTCCTCCACCAAGTATTCCTCCACCTTAACAGCTTACTTATAAATCAGAGCGATTTGTTTACAATAGGTGCTTGCATGCTTCCGGGCTCGGGGGTACATTGGAAGCACAGCATAATAACGCATCATAATCTCCATTATGTTGCGTGGATTGACCTGAAATAGTAGTATTTGGGGCGATTTTAGCCCTTTAAGCGTAGAAATTTACGCAACATAATATTTCGAGGCTGATTTTTCAGTGCAACCAACCTCAGCAGATCTACTCCAGCAGTGGGTGCAAGACCTGGAGCGCAAAGGGCGGAGCGTGCATACCGTTGCCGCCTACCGCCGAGGTGTCCAGCATTTCATCGAGTGGAACCAGCAGGCCTACGACACGCCCTTCGACCCAGCAGCGATTATTCCCCGCGACGTGCGCGACTGGAAAGCCTACCAGCAGACGGTCGAGAAGGCCGCGCCTGCGACCATCAACCAGCGGCTGGTAGCATTGTCCCGCTTCTTTACCTGGGCAATAGCCAGCGACTTGGCTAAGGATGACCCTACGGTAGAAGTGGGCAGCCTGCGATTACCAGCCCGTCAGCCCAAGGGATTGTCGGACAAAGACCTCCGCAAGTTGCTCCGGGCCGCGAAAGCGGACGGGAATGCGCGCGACTACGCCATGATTGAGCTGCTGGCCGGTACAGGCTTGAGGGTAGGGGAGTTACTGGCCCTGCGTGTAGGGGATATCGAACTTCGGAACCGTTCCGGTCAGGTTACTGTGCGTCGGGGGAAGCATGGTAATTACCGCACCGTGCCGCTGACGCTGGATGTGCGCAAGGCGATGGAGGACCACCTCCAGAATTATTCTGAGGCCGATACGCCAGATGCTCCATTGTGGACGGGCGTACACGGCGAGCTCAGCCACCGCAGTTCGGTGATGCGCATTCTCAATAAGTACACGCAACAGGCAGGGATTGAGCCTGTCGGCCCCCATGTCCTACGGCACACCTTTGCGACACGCTACCTCAATGCGAACCCCGATGACTTACGGGGTTTGGCAGCGCTGCTCGGGCACGCGAGCCTGAATACAGTCATGATCTACACGGAGCCAAGTCTCGACGATCTCGCTCAGCGCATGGAGCGGATTGAGACTGAGTAGGAGGAAAGGCAGTCGCGAGACTAAACAAGGCCTACTCCTGATGATAACGGCAATTCGCCACGCAAGTGATATTTATGTCGAGCGGAAGAAAGGATACGACAATGCCAGAAGAAGTATACTGCATTGAAGGCGGGAAACAGTTAGAGGGGGACGTACGCTTATCAGGCGCTAAGAATGCAACTCTTCCTTTATTGGTCGCGGCCTGTCTAGGCGAAGAACCCTCGATTCTAGACAATGTCCCTCTACAACTCAATGATGTTCAGTTACAAATTCAACTACTCCAATTAATGGGAGCAAAGATCGAGATCTCTCAGATCCACAACAGCGTAACGTGTTGTCGGGGCCAACTATCAGGAGGAGAGGCTCCAACTCTAGTTGCCAGTGGGATACGGACTTCACTTCTCCTACTTGGTCTTTTTGCTGGTCTGGGGAAGTCGGTCACATTGCCAAGTCCTGGTGGATGCAATTTTGAGCGGAAGTACGATTTACATATTAGCGGACTGCGAAAGTTAGGAGCAAGTATAAGCGAGGACAGCAAAAGCATAACGCTGAGCTCGTCTGGATTGAAAGGGACAACAGTAGATTTTTACGTTCCTACTACTACCGGCACTGAAAATATCATGATTGGTGCGTCACTAGCTCAAGGCACAACAATCATTCGGAACGCAAATACACGCCCCGAGATTCAACAATTGGGGCAACTCCTTTCGCAAATGGGCGCTCGTGTTAGGATGCAAAATAGGATAGTAGAAGTTCGCGGGGTAAAGTCATTACGCGGCGGAGCACGCATTTCAGTAATGCCGGGTTGGGATGAGGCTCTCACCTATATTGTCGGTGCAGGTATCACTCAAGGGTCGCTTAGAATTCTAGACTTTGATCTCTCCAATATAGCTGAAGAGGCACGATATCTTCGTCAGGCCGGTATTGAGTTGTTTGAATGGCAGGGAGACCTGTATGTTTCCGGAAAGGGCAAGAAAGAAAGTTTCGATATTTTCACTGCT
This sequence is a window from Aggregatilinea lenta. Protein-coding genes within it:
- a CDS encoding UDP-N-acetylglucosamine 1-carboxyvinyltransferase produces the protein MPEEVYCIEGGKQLEGDVRLSGAKNATLPLLVAACLGEEPSILDNVPLQLNDVQLQIQLLQLMGAKIEISQIHNSVTCCRGQLSGGEAPTLVASGIRTSLLLLGLFAGLGKSVTLPSPGGCNFERKYDLHISGLRKLGASISEDSKSITLSSSGLKGTTVDFYVPTTTGTENIMIGASLAQGTTIIRNANTRPEIQQLGQLLSQMGARVRMQNRIVEVRGVKSLRGGARISVMPGWDEALTYIVGAGITQGSLRILDFDLSNIAEEARYLRQAGIELFEWQGDLYVSGKGKKESFDIFTAPYPGLDTDAQPLFTVLGLVIEGSSVITEMRHANRFQYVEQLRCFGADIGVYGNTAIVQGGKPLVGADVRATDLRGGAALVLCGLAAKGQTRISNIYEIERGYENLPEKLIALGATVIRERSDHDTNSVLQ
- a CDS encoding pyridoxamine 5'-phosphate oxidase family protein; amino-acid sequence: MNQQQVMRILSDPLSQELLRSNIPARMAYTGTDGFPRVIAIGFYWNGTDFIMATHPKSPKVRALTQQPKVALTIDTNSFPPHVLTVRGAASIEIVDGVPWEYLEASHKFIAPEQWQNFEANVRATYKQMARIAVAPEWAQVYDFVTRAPRAIRS
- a CDS encoding tyrosine-type recombinase/integrase produces the protein MQPTSADLLQQWVQDLERKGRSVHTVAAYRRGVQHFIEWNQQAYDTPFDPAAIIPRDVRDWKAYQQTVEKAAPATINQRLVALSRFFTWAIASDLAKDDPTVEVGSLRLPARQPKGLSDKDLRKLLRAAKADGNARDYAMIELLAGTGLRVGELLALRVGDIELRNRSGQVTVRRGKHGNYRTVPLTLDVRKAMEDHLQNYSEADTPDAPLWTGVHGELSHRSSVMRILNKYTQQAGIEPVGPHVLRHTFATRYLNANPDDLRGLAALLGHASLNTVMIYTEPSLDDLAQRMERIETE
- a CDS encoding FAD-dependent oxidoreductase, with amino-acid sequence MNKPILVVVDKHETSLPFVEQELRKRYSADYEVICGPSAEAALSMLQALKDEDRQVALLFTDQSLPEMTGIEFLNRAHNLHPNAKRILLVGLNAWENRETILQAITFGKIDSYLWKPTGPLDERFHSQIAELLEAWRHLNLPRLDFVKMIGERWSARTHEFRALLDSYDAPYRFYDAYSEEGRALLEEVQLSSGPFPVAIVGDGASRRILTNPSNEAFGRVMGVSGDIQGGDYDLAIIGAGPAGLSAAVYAASEGLRTIVVERGAIGGQAGTSALIRNYLGFPLGVSGFELARRAQDQAWLFGAEFATFREVRGLCSDRDKRILNLSSGEEIVTRSVILAMGATYRRLGIPDLESLVGAGVFYGGAVTEAQAMRGRRVFVAGAGNSAGQAAIYLAKFADSVTLLVRGSSLATSMSDYLITQIGATSNIEVSLNTHIVSGHGTPFLEHLVLQTTPSGETRTVAAAALFIFIGAQPHTDWLPPTILRNGPGFILTGTDLINDGRLPETWQLARTPFVLETSMPGVFAVGDVRHGSVKRVASAVGAGSIAIQYIQEYLGQPF